From the Catharus ustulatus isolate bCatUst1 chromosome 2, bCatUst1.pri.v2, whole genome shotgun sequence genome, the window TGGGAAAGTCTTGAATgtttccatccatccatccatccatccatccatccatccatcccataTTATTTATATATCATCTCCATGAGAGTTTCTTGGCAATAAAGATCCTCTGTCTAGCTGGTTGTGAGCATCCTGCCTTGCTTTTCAACAAATGGCATGGGAAACTCTTCCAAGGCCAAAACATGTGAATGAGATTTATTAATCCCGTGGCCCCTTGTCAGTCACAACAATGTTAATAATCCACAAACCATACATCATGTCTACATCCCGTGTAACAAATGCATCTCTGGGAGATGAACAATAAATCCCATGAGCACTCTACACTGAGAACACCCAGATTTGGGGCAGctctttccagctgctctggttCCTTCTCGCTGCCCgtgctgggaggggctggcGCTGCCCATCcttgctggggacactgctgtgtcAGTACTTGTCACTGTATCTGCAGTCAGGGTAGCGGTAGGCGAAGCGGGAGTCGCAGGAGCGCAGAGGTTTCAGGatctctgccagctcctccatGGCCTCGTTGGAGCCCTGGTGCTCACCGAGGCCGCGGGCGCAGCGCTGCAGGAAGGCATCGATCCTCTCCTGCACGGGGGACACGAATTTCCGCGCCAGGAGCTTGGGCAGAAGGTCTTGACACACCATGACCAGGCTGTGCTTCTCGCTGATGGAGTCACAGGACACAAATTCAGACTGGCAGTCCACAGTCAGGCAGCTGAATATGTCCTTGTACTCCTGCTGGCCATCCATCAGCTGGCTCCCTGTTGGGGACAATTAAGCCACTTGTTAGAAATACAATAGTGAGCTCCTGGACAGTCACAGATACCGGTACCTCTGTGTTAACATGGGGTTTGTTGCTATCTAAAGGCTTTGACCACCTTTCACTACAAATTACTCAGTGCTGAAGCTGTGTAGGAGCCAATTTTCTGGCTCCtgaaatatgtatatttttctgaatgacagagctctgcagaactGCCTGTCAGAGGAACTGGAGACGAGTCTGTCAAGTCAAGCTGacgcaggaaaaaaaaaaagagaattggAGTGCAAATCTAAAATGTGGAGTTCCTACAAAAAACTACCACAAATAGCCAGACCagtaattttttccatgttaacCAAAATCATTACATTGCAAGAACAGCTCATCTAGCTGGAGTCAAGTTAACAGTCATAGCTGTTGGGGTAAGAAAAGGAAATCCAGTGGAAAATTTTCTGACAGCTGCTTCTGAATATTTGAGACCTACTCAGCTAAATGTGTGAGCTGAGGAAAAAccttttgaaaatgtgaatattCAAAATGAAACTGTTAAATTATTGGGAGAATAGTGACTAACTCTACTTGCAGGGGTAGAGCTATGTAACCTGTGAAAATTGAATAGTAACCCTTGATTTTATGTGAAAGTGACAAAAAGgggattttgttatttttgttattataaTATTAACCATTATTGGTCAATGTGATGCATGCAGGTAAAAAGGGTCCAGCATGACCCACTGCTTAGAACAAACGAAATTACAAAATTTCTGCTTGCAAATTTCGACATTTGCATGgcaaaagttttaaaaggaagaattcAAATGAGAGCATTCAGCAGACCATGcgtgctgagagctgctgccagctccagcgTGGTCACCAAACCACGGACTgcacaaacaaaattaaaattaacaaaacccaaagaaggCAGCAGTAGAGCCAAGGGTAGAAGGGGAAGATttgcctgccctgcctcccgAGCCCTCCGTGACAGATGCGCGGCCAGGAGCCCGCTGAGTACCTTCCTCCTTGTCGATGATGCCCAGCGTGCTGGCATCCCGGATGAACAGATGCCCGTTGCTGAACACGCCGAAGGTGCCAGCGTCCACGCGGGTGAAGTAGAAGAAGTAGTTGAGGTCGTTGGTGGCCATGGAGCGCAGCAcggccaggagctgcagggccaggtcTGCGGCCACCTCGGCGGCCGCGCCGAAGAAGTCGCGCAGGGGCCGGGTGCTGGCGCTGACCACCAGGCGCCCACAGGAGCCCAGGTACCGTGGGAAGGGCCAGCCCTCCACGTCAGGGAAGATCTgtggggaagagcagggatggggggatTACCCTCTACCTTCCTCTCAGAGTGCCCTTGCTGGCTCCAAGCAGCCGCGTTGTGTTTTGGATTCCAAACCGAAGGGTTTAGAAACCAAAAGGGTTTCATCCTGCAACCCTTCCTCACCCCATCCacccccagcagctgggaaaggtaCTTACTACCCCATTCTGGAAGAGTTaggattctttcttttttctttccttttttttttttttaaatatggtCCTTTTCTGTAACGTAGGAACAATCTGGTAATTCGAGATTTATTCTGTAAGAAAGACTAACTGGAAAGTCCAAGATAATAATAGTTTTCAGATTCATGAAAATTTTAGCCACAGAACAGCTAATTTTAGGTGTCTTTGATGGGTCCCTCATGAGCACTGAACAGATGAAGTCACAGCTTGGAGTTGAGGTAGGGCTAAAGCAGTTTTTGCTAATTGGTGAGAGCTGCCAGGCTCATTTGTAAGAGACTTTGTAGTCTCAGGAGCAGAAGTGGTGGGTGTTTGCTCCAGCGGagacacctgggctgggctccctgcatccctgcagctcgTGCCAGCAGCACAGTTATCCCAGGTGGAAACCCAACTGCGtggctgctgagccctgccagcacaaagctttcatttgcattaaaactcatctgtgtccccagcacctcaGACCCTGCCAAGCCATTATGAACTCGCCTAGTTTCATGTTTAAGGTTACTTCTCCCTTCTGCTGTGAAGGATTCTGGGCAACCATGTAAGATCTAGCTTTTTCTCTTTGGGCAtatttttctcatctcttcAAGCTGTATTCCCGTGTCTTCAGAGTGGTGAGGGTCACAGCTTCATGTCCCAGTAACCCATAACTGGGGAGGCTGAATGACCCCCAGGAGCCTCCCAGAGCACGAGCCATTCCCCATCCTTGGGACCACAGAGCCCTGTGAGCTGCTGagtgcagccctgcctggtCCAGAGATGGATGATGCTGCCACTGACATCTTTTCTTTGTGGGATCACGAAAGGTTGCAAGAACCAGCAGTGAGGACTGGaggtgggatggggaaaggTGAGGATTCTCCCTTGGAGACTTAAGGAAAGAGAGGAGCTGCATGCCAGGCAGGTCAAAAGGGGTACAGGGAAGGGTGTGAGGCCTCCCTTCAAACCCAGAGTTTTGAAAGCCAGAGCCAGTTACCAGTGGCAGGCAAATGGAAAACCCAGCACTGACATGTGGAAATCATGCTCTTTCTCTTCCAGAAACAGGCTGTGATTTCATGTAATGCATTAGCAATGCAAACCTAACACTTTGAACTATTGGGGATGTGTAAACCCCTGGATTTCACAGTGCCCTAGTGCAATAAAACACCTGGGGGTCACTATTCCTCCCCAGCCTCACAGACTGATGAgtctgcctggctctgcccacCCAGTCCCATAGAAGAAACACGCTTTTCCAAGGCCAGGGAGCTGccggagcagggctgggacagctctgcaccTGAGCCTGGCACTCATCTCACACAAGGGTTTGCCTGTGAGCTGTTCTGGGGTGGTGTttccagctggggcagggtggcACACACCTGTAAGAGGATGGGGTGTGAGTTCACTGCCAGGGTGTAGAGCAGGCGCAGCTTGTCCCGGTCTGTGAGGTGATCCATGTGGATGCTGCCCGCGTCCGGCACCTCCGCGTAGCGCCGCACGATCCTGTCCAGGAGCCGCTGGGATGGGCAGCGCAGCATGGGGCTGGGCAGgccctgggagaggggagagcagggcagggatggctcaTTGCAGCCcccagggtgctgggggtgtgcacacagctctgtgctctgcccacTGCGCTCTGCTTTCTGCTCCGGGGGGTACAGGCACATGGGGCGCTCACCCTTCCTAGGAAAACCTGTGCCATCCAAAAATGCCACTTCCCAACTCAGGTTTCAAGAATGCCCCATGTTGGGATTAGGTTTGATATAGGTGCAGATGACCATGACTTAAGGCTGTGGGAAAACCATAGTGGTGAGTAAAAAATCACCCCCAGAGTCCTCTAGTTCCATATGTCAATTACTGCCAGAaagttctctgcttccctttttATCATTGGTTCCCTTTTGCGGCAATAATTTTAGTATTCCTAATCGCCCTTCTTTATTATCCCTAAACTCTGCCCTaattcctcccctcctccaagTTCATAAATACCCTGCCATGCCCTAACATCTGCCTTTTGTCCATTTGCCCTCGTGCGTGGAATTAGTCTCCCTGTACCATCTTTCCTGGTTCATTCAGTACAAACAGTGCACCTtgctgtttgttgttttctagTATTGAAGTTTTTTAGTTCCCAAACAATCAggtcagattttctttctgcataaaaGTTCAGTGAAGCCTCCAGCTCAAATacctgggctgggaagggttGGAGGTTACAGCCCCCATTCTTGGGCACTGCCAACCTCATATTCCACATCTCTCCACACCATGGGACTCTTCCCCCTGCCTGGGTTTCCAGCCCTGGCATTCCTGGTGGAGGCCCTCCAGTTGTTACAGCAGTGAGTCACTTCCCTCGTTAAATAATCTTCAGATCACTTCGTTATTTGCTTAACCTGAGAGCAGCTTTCTTGGAAATACTGTTTGCTGAGGTCAGTaaacatgctttaaaaatgtaaataaacattGTGTGTGAGTATAAGCACAGGATATGTTCTCTCTCTGATAAACTCATGCATTAACTATCAAAACCAAATAGCCTGTGTGTACTTTTTGTAAATACCAGCAACAAATAGAGAACCGTTGGGCTAATGGAGTCAATTATCACTGTGTTTCACTCTTCAGATTTGGAGGTTTGGCTTGTAAAATTGCATGAGCAATCTATGGCTGGAATAAATGGCATAGAAAATTATACCTTCATAGTCAAAAATggcctttttaaatttttcagttaGTCTTCCTTAATAGCCAAGAAGAGTTTACATATGGAGGGTTGCCCACAGTGGCACAGAAGCACTGCCCTGCCATGCCTCTGCTGCGGAAGGgaatcaggtttttttaaacctctttattaaaaatgatCCCACTAGCCAAATTTACTCTTTTGGGTTTTGATTATAATTTGATGTCCGGGAGATGTGCTTCAGAGGAAAGGGAGGTGGAGCTCATGTCCCTCCCTGCCATCCCTCATGCTGAGAGCAAAGATGTGATGCAGCCTCTCCCCAGGTCATTTGGTAGCTCTGAGGCAGGTCCTTCTCAGCCCCTCCTGTGCGAGCTGTTCATTTGGCACCAAACACTGAGTCACCCAGCCgtgacaaagaaataaacatggAAGGGATGAGTAGGACACTTCcccagctggaggaggaaagggggaaCTAGATGCCTGAAGTCTCTTCCTCTGCATCCCTGTTGGCTTCAGTGAGATTTCAACCACCCCTTGCTTGGCCATCCGTTGCAAAAAACAAGTCCAAAATGCCAATAGCTGGTCAAAACTACCTAAGAAACTCAACCACAACTGATTTTGTTtcacaaaatccaaaaaaatatttttttttaaaaaaagaataaaacatttgtCAAAAACAATCCTACTCAGTTCCTGTTGCAAGTCTTCATACACTTCTCTGATGTAGCCttatcaggaaaatattttcccaattAATTGTCTAAAACCACAGAAGGGTGCAGGGGGAGGGATGGTTATGGatttctgtcctgcagcacttgCAGGAAAGTTGTGGCTGACTCTGTCACTTTCCCTTTGGAGGAGAAGTGATAAAAAATGAGCAGAACAGAGCTGTGTTAAGTAAGAGGTAAATGGTGGAGAAAGTCtcttgcagctctgtgtgcatgCAAATATTTGCACCATAGAAAGCCTTGCTGCTTCCAGGACTCTGCAATGCAAAAGCTGAGACCCTGAAGAGCACACAGTGGGAGCAtaaatcacagcagcagagaaggcaTGGATGGTGTAATTAGGGCTTTTCTGAGGCCAGAGCTCATCCTCTTAACCAAAACGTGGGCATGTGCTGCCCATGTGCTCATGGCTGCTGGtttcctgaggagctgcttCAGACACATCAGtgcaggtgtgggagcagggctgggtgctgacACCTTGGCATCAAACATTGGTGCAGCTTCCTACAGTTTAATGAAGCCCTGACCCTCCAAAACTGGGCAATGGGGCCTTCTGATTTCAGCAGAGACAGTCAACAGCACAAAGCTCAGCACCTGCTTGATTGTTTCAGTGGAGAGGGGTCTCACCTTCCTGCAGACTGATGGAAACATCTCTACAGCAGGAAAGGAGCTGGAGTTGTAAAACTGTCAGACAAAAACTGtcaatggaagaaaaatgtgaagagCACATGCTCGAAACACTGGAGATACAGATTTATCTGAGAATATCTTAAGTCCTTTGCAGTGACTTATCACCCCAGAGAATAAGACCTTACAGACAGCCTGATGTATTTTTTGTGATTGATATGGAAAGCTTCTTATTTACTTTGATTAAATACCCACATTTCTATATCTGATAGTGAGCAGTTCCTGCAAAACCTACCTGCACTCAGCTGTGAGTTTTTAACCCCTATTACACAGTACAGGGTGCACTTTAAACCCCATCAATTCATGCAAATGCATTTGGAGTGCAGACATACCCAGGATTCACTTGGATGTAAAGACAACTTGTGGAAGACAACttcttgctctgttttcttttcagtcagCCCAAGGAGGGATGGCCCAGACCAGGagcacagctgcctcctgccccatGAGCCACTGCCTGGGTCCAGCTTTAGGATGGGTTCCAGGAGGAAACACTAAGATGTAGGTGTGAAAGCACCTACAGCTCCTGGTGATGTGAATCCAAGGGTTTGGGTTTCCTTAACTCCCAAAAGAAAGAAGGTAAGAATGCCCTGAGAAACTTATCCTCACTGCCAGCAGGATTATGGAATTTATTTGCTTAACCTGAGAGCAGCTTTCTTGGAAATACTATTTGCTAAAGTCAGtaaacattctttaaaaatgtaaataaacattGTATGTGAGTATAAGCACAGGATATGCTCTCTCTCTGATAAACTCATGCATTAACAATCAAAACCAAATAGcctgtgtgtattttttgtaAATACCAGCAATAAATAAAGAACATCATCTGATGATGAGGTCAAAGAGGAGGCAGGTCTAGGAGGTGGCTCTGGGAGCCCCATAGTGCCCATCCTTCCCTAGGTGGACAAATGGACAAGTgagtgagctgctgctcctgtgcagcaggaggagatgtGGACTGGACTCAGAGTCACACAACCAGGGTGCCAGTGCAtctgctgtgggcaggacaAGCTGCTGGTCAGCAATTGCTGGTCAGCAGTTACTGGTCAGTATTTCTGGTCATTAGTTGCTGGTCAGCATTTCTGGTCAGCAGTTGCTGGTCAGTAGTTTCTGGTCAGTAGTCTCAAACAGTCTGTCCTAGAGAAAGGGTCTGTAAATACTGGATTTTCACCTTGGTACTGCTTTCCTCTGTCTGCCTTCAGCCTTTTGCAGGCTGTGCTTTGTAGGCTGGGCTGTACATTTTCCCTGTGGGTGATCTGTGCAAACCaacctgctgtgctgcccctccAGCAGGAAAGCACCAGAGTGGTTGGAGGTGATGGGCTCCTGGGCAAAGCAGTGCGTGTCTGGGGCTGCTGTGCAAAGCAGTGGGTGTCTGGGACTGCTGtgcaggctgagccccagctAAATCCTGCTCATCTCTGAGGCAGGCTGGATTTTAAAACAAGACTTTTCTGCATCCAATAAAGATTTTCATTGTGGCTGGTGAAATAATCGCTGtggcaggagctcagctgaTGGCTGGgtcaggcagggcaggcagtgtAAAGTGAAAAAACATGACTTCATGGTCTGTCATTCTGATTCAAGCACGTTGTGCTCTGTCTATCAGACAAAATTACCTGTGCCCATTAgctttccccagtgctgctATACAGGATAaactgcagggaagggagaatgagcagtgctgtgtgactgcagctctgtgaaacAGGGTGGGCATCAGGCACTGAGAGAGGTGTTCTGTCAACACCTCTGAAAAGAGAAGAATGGGAAAACAGAGCCATAAGAGCAGTTCTTTAGGTAAGTATTTGCAGAGACACATGgtaccccaaaacccctctgcaGTGGCTCGTGGTGGGTACCAGCACCTGTCTGCACAGCAATccctgcagaggggcagcagggctgggctgggggctggcagaggATAAAGGACAGCTGGGATGGCCAGGGAGGAAGGGGATCCCCatctctgtggggctgggtgcACTAGGGAGCTCACACTTAACCTGTGGTGGCCCAGATtaccagggctgggatggggtcTCCCACACAGACTCACACACAGTATGACTGAAAGGTTGCTCCACTGGCTGCTTTTCAGTTAAGACCACTGTGGGACCAGAAGCCATTTTGCAGAGCACGTGCCAGGTCTTAAAAAGTGACTGGTGATTGCTGTTGAAATTTGGTGGTGAGACAGTAAGTTCCAGAGTCTCAGTATCACTATGTTTCTGTGCGTATTCAAATCTACATGCTGGTAGAAGGGATTTAAATTCCAATTTTCGTTTCCCTGATTGATTTATAGAGCTAAAGGACCATGAAAACATGAGCAGAGCAATCCTGAGGCTGATGTGCAAAGGTCTGggcctccctgcagcctcccatgCCCTTTCCAACTGAAAAGCTGCAGGGGTTGATGAAATGTCCCAGGGAGTTTGTCACTGGGCACGTCCCCCCAGGCTGGCCCTGAGCTCAGTTCAGAGGAGCCCTGGGGCTGATATCAGCTCAGcttccccctgctgctgcacagggaatttCTTGGGAGAAACTGGATAGGTGCAAGGGCAGGGTGCCCCAGCcagggtgtctgtgtgtgcacatgtgcatccatatatgtgtgtgtgcctgtgtgcagcccagctggcaTTTCAGACTCCGACAGGACAGCCTGGGGAAAACTGTAGCACATGAAGGGCCTTTTAAGGAGAAGGATTTGGGCTCAGCTGATGATTTAGCTTTGCAGCAGGTCTGAGATACCACAGAACCACATTTCTCCAGTTACTTTTTCACCCAGCTCAGCAAATGGAAGCTTTAAGCTCTCAATTCCTTGCCTTTCCCTCAGCACTGCTTGGCACAAACACCTGGGACATTCCAGCAAGGCTGGAGGACCTGGCAGCCCAGCTTGCCCTCCTGCAagcccctgcagggctgcctggggacagtggtggcCAGCAggtgcctgggagctgctgcctgccagcccagggaattgtccctgcccacaggcTCAGGTGAGGGATGCTCTGAGTGGAAGTGTTACACTGTCCCCTCTCTAGTGCCTTTCCTGAGGCTGCTAAACAAAGTACAGTAAGCTTTGCTCCAAAAATCTTCTCCCTGGCAGGCATGCGCCACCTGGAAGGGCACTGCCTTCAGGGTgacctgctgtgctgtcagtggTTTGGATGAGTCCGTTTTGGTGCAGTCCAGACATAACCCCAGTgcatccctccctctctcctcaggtgtgctgctcctcagggtaacaggagaggaaaaattaaagcagcatAGCTGTAGCACTCACCAAAGCTGAGTGGATGCAGCAAGCAGCTGCCTATAGAAATATAAATGAAGTCACTTTTCCACAGTCACTTCTCTCTTGGAATGGGAAGAAGTACTGGAATAATCCTTCTTTGTCTCTCTTGTTCAGTATATCTCCAACCCCCACGCTGGCCCCTGCCCCTTTCCAGTGGTTATTGCAATGTTTTGCTGTTCTTTGGCTGGGCTGAGGGGGATGCCCTGTGCTGTAGCTGCCCATCTACCTGTGGTGGTGACCCACACTCACTGTGCTCCTGTCCTGGCTTCACCTGTGACGCGCCAGGACTGTGGGAGAAAGGGCAGTGTGCTTCTTTGTGCCTGAGGTCATTTGCTGTGCATGGCAGGAGAATGAGTAATCGAGGCTTTGGCTCTGACTGCCCATACCCCTTGTCCTGCCAGCCACAAGCAAGAGAGACCCACACTGACTTGGTCCCTGGCCCAAAGCAAAATCACTTTCAAGGCACCGGCTGCCCTTTTGGGTACGGCTTTATGATCAAAAAGCTCCAAAACCCCACAATGCTGACACATGGTAGaaaattagtaaaaataaaggcagcaaTCTCCCCACTGGAACTGTTACCACATTTGTGTGCACAGCCTGTTGTTATCCCCGTGCCTGCAGCCACCTGGTGCTGTGGCTTTCCACAGGACTTCAGTTTCAACCTGCACCAAGATCCAGGAGCTGGTGCTCTCCTCGCTGGGGCcaagcccatcccagccctggacaggCGGTgcctgggagggctcagccttcCACCATGGCACTTTTCTTCCCATCAGGACATCATTTTGCCTCTCCCCTTTGGCACATGGGCCTGGCACACCAGGTTTCCCCATCTCCACCCACCAGGCAGGATGAGTGCCAGCCACCACCCCATCTCACCCTCCAGCCAGCAAGCTGCACCACATCCCCACGAGACCCCTTCCCCACCCCTAAACCGCGCGGGGCTCGCTGTCCCCCGTGCTCCCCCAGCTGTGGTGGGGCTGGAGCCACAGGACACAGACCTGCACCAGGTCAGGCGTGAGGCGCTTGGCCCGCAGCCACTTCTGGAAGCGCTGGGTGCGGCGCAGGGCGcgctccaggctgcagctcctggtcttgagcagggaggtgcagATGCGCTTGTCCGCGCGGTCGTGCTGGTACTTGGAGGTCAGCCGGGTGATGTCCACCAGCCGCCAGCTCTTGGCATCGTCCGTGTAGTTGCCCGAGTAGCTGAGCAGGGAGTTGGGGGGCAGCTTTAAATGAGAAGAAAGCCAGGTGTCAAACCTGCCAAACCAAAACGAGAGCCCCACGGAGAGCGGGTTAAAAGCCGCACGGACACAGCGCCCGCCACGCTGAGCTCCTCCAGGCTGGTCCCTGGGGCCACCTGCCACAGCCTGGCAAAGGCCCAGTGACCCTggctggacagccccagctACCAGGGTGAGGTGAGCAGGCTGAATCCATCAGCTAAGGAAATGTGCTTTGGTAAAAAAGTCTGTCTTTACTTCCCACTAATACCATCCCTTGCCATGAATGCTGCCATGGAGCGAAGGGTAAAACACCCAAACGGGCACTTTTGGGtagaggaaaggaggaaagggagagggtTACAGGGCTTTGGTTCATGAAGAATTTCTGGtggttttaaattttcctatttCTAGAAAAAGAGTCCCGAAaaaggagtacagtaatttcacgattataagctgcacctgattataagccgcacattataatacagggtgtgataaaaggtatctattctatcaccatctgttgagggtgggggcagtgatcctcatctccctgggagatattctgctaatgggccatccattgaaaccaggcagggcattgttctttatcttttcacaacccatccttcctccagccagtcatcttctgctcatggccattgagtcccactgtgggactgataaaattactgcatcccattgggagttgctccagccagggggaagagcacaacatttcttgccaagataaaaacagaggtttggggacactaagggagcccctttctccactggatccagaggaaaaccggatttctccacatcaccactggagctccggagggaaactgcaccttgtacaggagcactgctccaactgagccacatctgtcactgcaggaggatgcagccaccatggaatgggactgctgccaacaccctgcctgacgggtgtcaggttgtactctgactgtgtcagggtttggggtttgttctttgtagtgctgtatttct encodes:
- the DIPK2B gene encoding divergent protein kinase domain 2B; translated protein: MGHWICCLCSRVADPLMLLLVLALGCNPSSAATASPSVPHVKPSYSFGRTFLGLDKCNACIGTSICKKFFKEEIRFDTWLSSHLKLPPNSLLSYSGNYTDDAKSWRLVDITRLTSKYQHDRADKRICTSLLKTRSCSLERALRRTQRFQKWLRAKRLTPDLVQGLPSPMLRCPSQRLLDRIVRRYAEVPDAGSIHMDHLTDRDKLRLLYTLAVNSHPILLQIFPDVEGWPFPRYLGSCGRLVVSASTRPLRDFFGAAAEVAADLALQLLAVLRSMATNDLNYFFYFTRVDAGTFGVFSNGHLFIRDASTLGIIDKEEGSQLMDGQQEYKDIFSCLTVDCQSEFVSCDSISEKHSLVMVCQDLLPKLLARKFVSPVQERIDAFLQRCARGLGEHQGSNEAMEELAEILKPLRSCDSRFAYRYPDCRYSDKY